Proteins from a genomic interval of Saccopteryx leptura isolate mSacLep1 chromosome 13, mSacLep1_pri_phased_curated, whole genome shotgun sequence:
- the ENO4 gene encoding enolase 4 isoform X1 gives MGEEGGGRSCGTTRELQKLKQQALEYYRENDVPRRLEELLNSTFYLQPADVYGHLANCFSKLAKPPTICKVVGKNVLDGVGLPTLQVEIFCTIQNFPKNICSVVVATHFEVQENASPELVEAEEADRLQAVSTAVQWVNEAITQELQGVAPSDQAAVDQVLRAFFESKVQEDKERRELDRSLEDSAVPTPVPLIPPAPPPPLPPGKKKGQKQGAKDSFIEKPVLPPEPAEPVLCGSMAIGAVSLAVAKTCAMLSDRPLYLTVAALKHPQEQPAKLTLPLLMVSMVSCGKSSPGKLNLMKEVICIPHPGLTAKQGVEMLMEIQKQINKTLEVLPPPKAEPKKGHNGSKRGHQPVTGKMSHLGCLTITYDTIEQPLILIQGICANLGLEMGTNLHLAINCAAHELMDYSKGKYEVMTGAHKSAAEMVDLYVDLATRFPSVIAFIDPFRKEDSEQWDSLSNALGSRCYIIAASASKSISRLLEDGAISTPKSSGLILKHTNQTTMSDLVEVTNLLDSKKHISILGSPDAESSDDSLVDLAVGLGVRFIKLGGLSRGERVTKYNRVFAIEDELVQNRALGFNEELTFSDLNEEDGKAAEAAGPLSPAEAGEESAEV, from the exons ATGGGGGAAGAAGGCGGCGGTCGCAGCTGTGGGACCACTAGGGAGCTGCAGAAGTTGAAGCAGCAGGCTCTGGAGTACTACCGGGAGAACGACGTTCCGCGCAGGCTGGAAGAGCTGCTCAACTCCACCTTCTACCTCCAGCCTGCCGACGTCTACGGGCACCTG GCGAACTGCTTTTCTAAACTTGCAAAGCCTCCCACCATATGCAAAGTGGTGGGGAAGAATGTGCTGGATGGGGTGGGGCTTCCCACCCTACAAGTGGAAATCTTCTGCACCATTCAAAATTTTCCCAAG AACATATGCTCTGTGGTGGTTGCCACTCACTTCGAAGTCCAGGAGAACGCGTCACCCGAGCTGGTTGAGGCGGAAGAAGCCGACAGGCTCCAGGCGGTCAGCACGGCTGTGCAGTGGGTCAACGAAGCCATCACCCAGGAGCTCCAGGGTGTGGCGCCCTCCGACCAGGCTGCAGTGGATCAGGTGCTCAG GGCATTCTTTGAAAGTAAAGTGCAAGAAGACAAGGAGAGACGGGAACTGGACAGGAGCCTGGAAGACTCGGCTGTGCCCACCCCTGTCCCTCTGATACCACCAGcacctccaccccctctgcctccagggaaaaagaaaggacagaagCAAG GTGCGAAGGATTCCTTTATAGAGAAACCTGTTTTGCCTCCGGAACCAGCTGAACCCGTGCTCTGCGGCAGCATGGCCATAGGGGCCGTGTCACTAGCCGTTGCCAAAACCTGCGCCATGCTGAGCGACCGTCCTCTGTACCTGACTGTGGCGGCACTGAAGCACCCTCAG GAACAGCCAGCAAAGCTCACTCTACCTTTGCTAATGGTATCGATGGTCAGCTGTGGGAAGTCATCGCCTGGGAAGCTGAATTTAATGAAAGAAGTGATTTGTATACCCCATCCTGGATTAACAGCTAAACAA GGTGTGGAGATGCTTATGGAAATTcagaaacaaattaacaaaactcTCGAAGTG ctccctcctcccaaAGCAGAGCCGAAGAAAGGGCATAATGGAAGCAAAAGAGGTCAC CAGCCCGTCACTGGCAAGATGTCCCATCTTGGCTGCTTGACCATTACTTACGACACCATAGAGCAGCCCCTGATTCTCATACAAGGGATCTGTGCCAACCTGGGGCTAGAGATGGGAACGAATCTGCACCTGGCCATCAACTGTGCTGCGCATGAGCTGATGGACTAT AGTAAAGGGAAGTACGAGGTGATGACAGGAGCGCACAAGAGTGCCGCCGAGATGGTCGACCTGTACGTGGACCTGGCCACCAGGTTCCCGTCGGTCATCGCCTTCATCGATCCTTTCAGGAAAGAG GACTCCGAACAGTGGGACAGCCTCAGTAATGCTCTTGGTTCCAGGTGTTACATCATTGCAGCAAGCGCCTCCAAAAGCATTTCTAGACTTCTGGAGGATGGGGCCATCAGCACTCCCAAGTCCAGTGGGCTGATCCTAAAACACACCAATCAAACTACGATGTCTGACTTGGTGGAAGTAACCAATCTCCTCGACA GTAAGAAGCACATCTCCATCTTGGGAAGCCCAGACGCAGAGTCGTCTGATGACAGCCTGGTTGATTTG GCTGTTGGGCTGGGTGTCCGGTTTATCAAGCTGGGAGGTCTGTCTCGTGGTGAACGGGTGACCAAGTACAACCGCGTTTTCGCTATAGAGGATGAGCTGGTCCAGAACAGAGCACTGG GTTTCAATGAAGAACTCACGTTTTCTGACTTGAACGAGGAGGACGGAAAGGCTGCGGAGGCCGCGGGGCCCCTCTCCCCCGCGGAAGCTGGAGAGGAGTCAGCGGAAGTGTGA
- the ENO4 gene encoding enolase 4 isoform X2, with translation MGEEGGGRSCGTTRELQKLKQQALEYYRENDVPRRLEELLNSTFYLQPADVYGHLANCFSKLAKPPTICKVVGKNVLDGVGLPTLQVEIFCTIQNFPKNICSVVVATHFEVQENASPELVEAEEADRLQAVSTAVQWVNEAITQELQGVAPSDQAAVDQVLRAFFESKVQEDKERRELDRSLEDSAVPTPVPLIPPAPPPPLPPGKKKGQKQGAKDSFIEKPVLPPEPAEPVLCGSMAIGAVSLAVAKTCAMLSDRPLYLTVAALKHPQEQPAKLTLPLLMVSMVSCGKSSPGKLNLMKEVICIPHPGLTAKQTLSRDHYSELEITMCELPPPKAEPKKGHNGSKRGHQPVTGKMSHLGCLTITYDTIEQPLILIQGICANLGLEMGTNLHLAINCAAHELMDYSKGKYEVMTGAHKSAAEMVDLYVDLATRFPSVIAFIDPFRKEDSEQWDSLSNALGSRCYIIAASASKSISRLLEDGAISTPKSSGLILKHTNQTTMSDLVEVTNLLDSKKHISILGSPDAESSDDSLVDLAVGLGVRFIKLGGLSRGERVTKYNRVFAIEDELVQNRALGFNEELTFSDLNEEDGKAAEAAGPLSPAEAGEESAEV, from the exons ATGGGGGAAGAAGGCGGCGGTCGCAGCTGTGGGACCACTAGGGAGCTGCAGAAGTTGAAGCAGCAGGCTCTGGAGTACTACCGGGAGAACGACGTTCCGCGCAGGCTGGAAGAGCTGCTCAACTCCACCTTCTACCTCCAGCCTGCCGACGTCTACGGGCACCTG GCGAACTGCTTTTCTAAACTTGCAAAGCCTCCCACCATATGCAAAGTGGTGGGGAAGAATGTGCTGGATGGGGTGGGGCTTCCCACCCTACAAGTGGAAATCTTCTGCACCATTCAAAATTTTCCCAAG AACATATGCTCTGTGGTGGTTGCCACTCACTTCGAAGTCCAGGAGAACGCGTCACCCGAGCTGGTTGAGGCGGAAGAAGCCGACAGGCTCCAGGCGGTCAGCACGGCTGTGCAGTGGGTCAACGAAGCCATCACCCAGGAGCTCCAGGGTGTGGCGCCCTCCGACCAGGCTGCAGTGGATCAGGTGCTCAG GGCATTCTTTGAAAGTAAAGTGCAAGAAGACAAGGAGAGACGGGAACTGGACAGGAGCCTGGAAGACTCGGCTGTGCCCACCCCTGTCCCTCTGATACCACCAGcacctccaccccctctgcctccagggaaaaagaaaggacagaagCAAG GTGCGAAGGATTCCTTTATAGAGAAACCTGTTTTGCCTCCGGAACCAGCTGAACCCGTGCTCTGCGGCAGCATGGCCATAGGGGCCGTGTCACTAGCCGTTGCCAAAACCTGCGCCATGCTGAGCGACCGTCCTCTGTACCTGACTGTGGCGGCACTGAAGCACCCTCAG GAACAGCCAGCAAAGCTCACTCTACCTTTGCTAATGGTATCGATGGTCAGCTGTGGGAAGTCATCGCCTGGGAAGCTGAATTTAATGAAAGAAGTGATTTGTATACCCCATCCTGGATTAACAGCTAAACAA ACCTTGTCCAGGGACCATTATTCTGAGTTAGAAATAACCATGTGCGAG ctccctcctcccaaAGCAGAGCCGAAGAAAGGGCATAATGGAAGCAAAAGAGGTCAC CAGCCCGTCACTGGCAAGATGTCCCATCTTGGCTGCTTGACCATTACTTACGACACCATAGAGCAGCCCCTGATTCTCATACAAGGGATCTGTGCCAACCTGGGGCTAGAGATGGGAACGAATCTGCACCTGGCCATCAACTGTGCTGCGCATGAGCTGATGGACTAT AGTAAAGGGAAGTACGAGGTGATGACAGGAGCGCACAAGAGTGCCGCCGAGATGGTCGACCTGTACGTGGACCTGGCCACCAGGTTCCCGTCGGTCATCGCCTTCATCGATCCTTTCAGGAAAGAG GACTCCGAACAGTGGGACAGCCTCAGTAATGCTCTTGGTTCCAGGTGTTACATCATTGCAGCAAGCGCCTCCAAAAGCATTTCTAGACTTCTGGAGGATGGGGCCATCAGCACTCCCAAGTCCAGTGGGCTGATCCTAAAACACACCAATCAAACTACGATGTCTGACTTGGTGGAAGTAACCAATCTCCTCGACA GTAAGAAGCACATCTCCATCTTGGGAAGCCCAGACGCAGAGTCGTCTGATGACAGCCTGGTTGATTTG GCTGTTGGGCTGGGTGTCCGGTTTATCAAGCTGGGAGGTCTGTCTCGTGGTGAACGGGTGACCAAGTACAACCGCGTTTTCGCTATAGAGGATGAGCTGGTCCAGAACAGAGCACTGG GTTTCAATGAAGAACTCACGTTTTCTGACTTGAACGAGGAGGACGGAAAGGCTGCGGAGGCCGCGGGGCCCCTCTCCCCCGCGGAAGCTGGAGAGGAGTCAGCGGAAGTGTGA
- the ENO4 gene encoding enolase 4 isoform X4, translating to MGEEGGGRSCGTTRELQKLKQQALEYYRENDVPRRLEELLNSTFYLQPADVYGHLANCFSKLAKPPTICKVVGKNVLDGVGLPTLQVEIFCTIQNFPKNICSVVVATHFEVQENASPELVEAEEADRLQAVSTAVQWVNEAITQELQGVAPSDQAAVDQVLRAFFESKVQEDKERRELDRSLEDSAVPTPVPLIPPAPPPPLPPGKKKGQKQGAKDSFIEKPVLPPEPAEPVLCGSMAIGAVSLAVAKTCAMLSDRPLYLTVAALKHPQLPPPKAEPKKGHNGSKRGHQPVTGKMSHLGCLTITYDTIEQPLILIQGICANLGLEMGTNLHLAINCAAHELMDYSKGKYEVMTGAHKSAAEMVDLYVDLATRFPSVIAFIDPFRKEDSEQWDSLSNALGSRCYIIAASASKSISRLLEDGAISTPKSSGLILKHTNQTTMSDLVEVTNLLDSKKHISILGSPDAESSDDSLVDLAVGLGVRFIKLGGLSRGERVTKYNRVFAIEDELVQNRALGFNEELTFSDLNEEDGKAAEAAGPLSPAEAGEESAEV from the exons ATGGGGGAAGAAGGCGGCGGTCGCAGCTGTGGGACCACTAGGGAGCTGCAGAAGTTGAAGCAGCAGGCTCTGGAGTACTACCGGGAGAACGACGTTCCGCGCAGGCTGGAAGAGCTGCTCAACTCCACCTTCTACCTCCAGCCTGCCGACGTCTACGGGCACCTG GCGAACTGCTTTTCTAAACTTGCAAAGCCTCCCACCATATGCAAAGTGGTGGGGAAGAATGTGCTGGATGGGGTGGGGCTTCCCACCCTACAAGTGGAAATCTTCTGCACCATTCAAAATTTTCCCAAG AACATATGCTCTGTGGTGGTTGCCACTCACTTCGAAGTCCAGGAGAACGCGTCACCCGAGCTGGTTGAGGCGGAAGAAGCCGACAGGCTCCAGGCGGTCAGCACGGCTGTGCAGTGGGTCAACGAAGCCATCACCCAGGAGCTCCAGGGTGTGGCGCCCTCCGACCAGGCTGCAGTGGATCAGGTGCTCAG GGCATTCTTTGAAAGTAAAGTGCAAGAAGACAAGGAGAGACGGGAACTGGACAGGAGCCTGGAAGACTCGGCTGTGCCCACCCCTGTCCCTCTGATACCACCAGcacctccaccccctctgcctccagggaaaaagaaaggacagaagCAAG GTGCGAAGGATTCCTTTATAGAGAAACCTGTTTTGCCTCCGGAACCAGCTGAACCCGTGCTCTGCGGCAGCATGGCCATAGGGGCCGTGTCACTAGCCGTTGCCAAAACCTGCGCCATGCTGAGCGACCGTCCTCTGTACCTGACTGTGGCGGCACTGAAGCACCCTCAG ctccctcctcccaaAGCAGAGCCGAAGAAAGGGCATAATGGAAGCAAAAGAGGTCAC CAGCCCGTCACTGGCAAGATGTCCCATCTTGGCTGCTTGACCATTACTTACGACACCATAGAGCAGCCCCTGATTCTCATACAAGGGATCTGTGCCAACCTGGGGCTAGAGATGGGAACGAATCTGCACCTGGCCATCAACTGTGCTGCGCATGAGCTGATGGACTAT AGTAAAGGGAAGTACGAGGTGATGACAGGAGCGCACAAGAGTGCCGCCGAGATGGTCGACCTGTACGTGGACCTGGCCACCAGGTTCCCGTCGGTCATCGCCTTCATCGATCCTTTCAGGAAAGAG GACTCCGAACAGTGGGACAGCCTCAGTAATGCTCTTGGTTCCAGGTGTTACATCATTGCAGCAAGCGCCTCCAAAAGCATTTCTAGACTTCTGGAGGATGGGGCCATCAGCACTCCCAAGTCCAGTGGGCTGATCCTAAAACACACCAATCAAACTACGATGTCTGACTTGGTGGAAGTAACCAATCTCCTCGACA GTAAGAAGCACATCTCCATCTTGGGAAGCCCAGACGCAGAGTCGTCTGATGACAGCCTGGTTGATTTG GCTGTTGGGCTGGGTGTCCGGTTTATCAAGCTGGGAGGTCTGTCTCGTGGTGAACGGGTGACCAAGTACAACCGCGTTTTCGCTATAGAGGATGAGCTGGTCCAGAACAGAGCACTGG GTTTCAATGAAGAACTCACGTTTTCTGACTTGAACGAGGAGGACGGAAAGGCTGCGGAGGCCGCGGGGCCCCTCTCCCCCGCGGAAGCTGGAGAGGAGTCAGCGGAAGTGTGA
- the ENO4 gene encoding enolase 4 isoform X3: MGEEGGGRSCGTTRELQKLKQQALEYYRENDVPRRLEELLNSTFYLQPADVYGHLANCFSKLAKPPTICKVVGKNVLDGVGLPTLQVEIFCTIQNFPKNICSVVVATHFEVQENASPELVEAEEADRLQAVSTAVQWVNEAITQELQGVAPSDQAAVDQVLRAFFESKVQEDKERRELDRSLEDSAVPTPVPLIPPAPPPPLPPGKKKGQKQGAKDSFIEKPVLPPEPAEPVLCGSMAIGAVSLAVAKTCAMLSDRPLYLTVAALKHPQEQPAKLTLPLLMVSMVSCGKSSPGKLNLMKEVICIPHPGLTAKQLPPPKAEPKKGHNGSKRGHQPVTGKMSHLGCLTITYDTIEQPLILIQGICANLGLEMGTNLHLAINCAAHELMDYSKGKYEVMTGAHKSAAEMVDLYVDLATRFPSVIAFIDPFRKEDSEQWDSLSNALGSRCYIIAASASKSISRLLEDGAISTPKSSGLILKHTNQTTMSDLVEVTNLLDSKKHISILGSPDAESSDDSLVDLAVGLGVRFIKLGGLSRGERVTKYNRVFAIEDELVQNRALGFNEELTFSDLNEEDGKAAEAAGPLSPAEAGEESAEV, translated from the exons ATGGGGGAAGAAGGCGGCGGTCGCAGCTGTGGGACCACTAGGGAGCTGCAGAAGTTGAAGCAGCAGGCTCTGGAGTACTACCGGGAGAACGACGTTCCGCGCAGGCTGGAAGAGCTGCTCAACTCCACCTTCTACCTCCAGCCTGCCGACGTCTACGGGCACCTG GCGAACTGCTTTTCTAAACTTGCAAAGCCTCCCACCATATGCAAAGTGGTGGGGAAGAATGTGCTGGATGGGGTGGGGCTTCCCACCCTACAAGTGGAAATCTTCTGCACCATTCAAAATTTTCCCAAG AACATATGCTCTGTGGTGGTTGCCACTCACTTCGAAGTCCAGGAGAACGCGTCACCCGAGCTGGTTGAGGCGGAAGAAGCCGACAGGCTCCAGGCGGTCAGCACGGCTGTGCAGTGGGTCAACGAAGCCATCACCCAGGAGCTCCAGGGTGTGGCGCCCTCCGACCAGGCTGCAGTGGATCAGGTGCTCAG GGCATTCTTTGAAAGTAAAGTGCAAGAAGACAAGGAGAGACGGGAACTGGACAGGAGCCTGGAAGACTCGGCTGTGCCCACCCCTGTCCCTCTGATACCACCAGcacctccaccccctctgcctccagggaaaaagaaaggacagaagCAAG GTGCGAAGGATTCCTTTATAGAGAAACCTGTTTTGCCTCCGGAACCAGCTGAACCCGTGCTCTGCGGCAGCATGGCCATAGGGGCCGTGTCACTAGCCGTTGCCAAAACCTGCGCCATGCTGAGCGACCGTCCTCTGTACCTGACTGTGGCGGCACTGAAGCACCCTCAG GAACAGCCAGCAAAGCTCACTCTACCTTTGCTAATGGTATCGATGGTCAGCTGTGGGAAGTCATCGCCTGGGAAGCTGAATTTAATGAAAGAAGTGATTTGTATACCCCATCCTGGATTAACAGCTAAACAA ctccctcctcccaaAGCAGAGCCGAAGAAAGGGCATAATGGAAGCAAAAGAGGTCAC CAGCCCGTCACTGGCAAGATGTCCCATCTTGGCTGCTTGACCATTACTTACGACACCATAGAGCAGCCCCTGATTCTCATACAAGGGATCTGTGCCAACCTGGGGCTAGAGATGGGAACGAATCTGCACCTGGCCATCAACTGTGCTGCGCATGAGCTGATGGACTAT AGTAAAGGGAAGTACGAGGTGATGACAGGAGCGCACAAGAGTGCCGCCGAGATGGTCGACCTGTACGTGGACCTGGCCACCAGGTTCCCGTCGGTCATCGCCTTCATCGATCCTTTCAGGAAAGAG GACTCCGAACAGTGGGACAGCCTCAGTAATGCTCTTGGTTCCAGGTGTTACATCATTGCAGCAAGCGCCTCCAAAAGCATTTCTAGACTTCTGGAGGATGGGGCCATCAGCACTCCCAAGTCCAGTGGGCTGATCCTAAAACACACCAATCAAACTACGATGTCTGACTTGGTGGAAGTAACCAATCTCCTCGACA GTAAGAAGCACATCTCCATCTTGGGAAGCCCAGACGCAGAGTCGTCTGATGACAGCCTGGTTGATTTG GCTGTTGGGCTGGGTGTCCGGTTTATCAAGCTGGGAGGTCTGTCTCGTGGTGAACGGGTGACCAAGTACAACCGCGTTTTCGCTATAGAGGATGAGCTGGTCCAGAACAGAGCACTGG GTTTCAATGAAGAACTCACGTTTTCTGACTTGAACGAGGAGGACGGAAAGGCTGCGGAGGCCGCGGGGCCCCTCTCCCCCGCGGAAGCTGGAGAGGAGTCAGCGGAAGTGTGA